One window of the Gemmatimonadaceae bacterium genome contains the following:
- a CDS encoding iron-sulfur cluster assembly scaffold protein — protein MESRHETVTMKRPHCGGEIDLHLSFDGDRVSDVKFSGCGCAISQSAASMMTQLIKGNTAAEIETMRERYREMIRGDAQDARALSSLEVPGPREMRHARLECVR, from the coding sequence ATCGAATCGCGCCACGAGACGGTCACCATGAAGCGCCCGCACTGCGGCGGCGAGATTGACCTCCATCTCTCATTCGACGGCGACCGCGTGAGCGACGTGAAATTCTCCGGCTGCGGCTGCGCCATCTCCCAGTCAGCAGCCTCAATGATGACTCAGCTCATCAAGGGGAATACCGCCGCCGAGATCGAGACGATGCGCGAGCGGTACCGGGAGATGATCCGCGGCGATGCTCAAGATGCGCGCGCTCTCAGCAGTCTCGAGGTTCCCGGCCCGCGTGAAATGCGCCATGCTCGCTTGGAGTGCGTTCGATGA